The window ATCACATCTCGACCATGGGTTAAGGTTCCGCGTATATCGAAACGTTCAGGATCAATTAGCATCACGCCGGCTAGGAGTAATTTCTCTGCCTGCTCTTTTTGATAAACACGCTCAAGAGCCGCTAATTGTAAACGGTTATTGACCCCTTCCATTTCGCTCAAACGGCTAGGATGAACAGTTTCTATCTTATTACCTTCTTTATGTGCCAATGCAATAACATCAGTAATATAGTATTCACCTTGGGCATTATTGTTATTCAGTTGAGCTAACCAACGTTTGAAGTCTTTACCACTCGCAACCATGATCCCAGTATTGATTTCTTGAACCTTAAGTTGTTCTTCTGTAGCATCTTTTTGCTCAACAATACCAACAACTTCACCCTGTTCACGAATAATACGGCCATAACCCGTTGGGTTATCTAAAATCACCGTTAATAAACCAATCCCCCCTTTAGGCTTAGCATCAACCAAGCGCTGTAGGGTATCTTGAGCGATCAATGGCACATCACCATAAAGCATAATGATGTCTTCATCGTCTTGAAAATGAGGTGCTGCTTGTTGCATGGCATGCCCTGTTCCCAATTGCTCTGCCTGCAAGACCCAATTAAGGTTTTGTTCACCCAATTTCTTTTTCAGTAAATCGCCACCATGCCCATAAACGAGATGGATGTCTGATGCCCCAATTGATTTTGCAGTATCAATAACATGCTGAACCATTGGTTTGCCTGCCAATAAATGCAAGACTTTAGGCAATTCTGAATACATTCGAGTGCCCTTACCAGCAGCAAGAATGACGACACTTTTTCTTTGCACAGTCATAATTTCCTGAAACTCCAACTTTAGGGTGAAAGTAAACCTATTTCCTACGTAAAATACTACATATTTCGCACAAATAAAAAAGCCAGTCAGGGATTAACCGACTGGCTTTTCTTTATACTGCCTTCATTACATCAGCTTTTTAGTTAACTCGATCACTCGAAGTTTCGCTATTGCTTTCGCAAGTTCTGCCGATGCCTGAGCATAATCAACATCACCGTGAGCTTTACGGACATGTTCTTCCGCTCTGCGTTTAGATTCCAGCGCACGCGCCTCATCTAAATCTTTACCACGGATAGCTGTATCAGCCAGCACGATAACGCCATTTGGTTGAACTTCTAAAATACCTCCGGAGAGGTAAATTAACTCTTCTTCACCAAACTGCTTAGTAATACGTACCATGCCCGGTTTTATGGCAGTCAGCAGTGGGGTGTGCTGTGGGTAAATACCCAGTTCACCTTCACTACCTGTCACCTGAATTTTTTGTACCAGTCCGTCAAACATCTGTTTTTCAGCACTGACAACTGTCAGGTGGTATGTCATTGCAGCTACCATATCAACCTCCCGTCAGCCAGATTAAAGCTTTTTAGCTTTTTCCACAGCTTCTTCAATGGTACCAACCATGTAGAACGCTTGTTCTGGCAGGTGGTCGTAATCGCCGTTCAGAATGCCTTTGAAGCCACGGATAGTGTCTTTCAGGGATACGAACTTACCTGGTGAACCAGTAAAGACTTCCGCAACGAAGAATGGTTGAGACAGGAAGCGCTGGATCTTACGAGCACGAGCAACAACCAGTTTGTCTTCTTCAGACAACTCATCCATACCTAGAATTGCAATGATATCTTTCAGTTCTTGGTAGCGCTGAAGGATAGACTGAACGCCACGTGCAACATCATAGTGCTCTTGACCAACAATGAGTGGATCAAGCTGACGGCTGGTGGAATCCAGAGGGTCAACCGCAGGGTAAATACCCAGAGAAGCGATTTGACGGCTCAGAACCACGGTTGCGTCCAAGTGAGCAAAGGTTGTTGCTGGTGATGGGTCAGTCAAGTCATCCGCAGGTACGTAAACAGCCTGTACTGAGGTGATAGAGCCCGTCTTAGTAGAAGTGATACGTTCTTGAAGAACACCCATCTCTTCTGCCAGTGTTGGCTGATAACCTACAGCTGAAGGCATACGACCTAACAGAGCGGATACTTCAGTACCTGCCAGTGTATAACGGTAGATGTTATCCACGAACAACAGAACATCACGGCCTTCGTCACGGAATTTTTCAGCCATAGTCAAACCGGTCAGTGCAACACGCAGACGGTTTCCTGGTGGCTCATTCATCTGACCATAAACCAGTGATACTTTGTCAAGAACGTTAGAATCCGTCATTTCATGATAGAAGTCGTTACCTTCACGGGTACGCTCACCAACACCAGCGAATACTGAGTAACCTGAGTGCTCAATCGCGATGTTACGGATAAGTTCCATCATGTTTACTGTTTTACCAACACCCGCACCACCGAACAGACCTACTTTACCACCTTTAGCGAATGGACAAATCAAGTCCATGACTTTAATACCGGTTTCTAGCAGTTCTGTTGAACTTGATAGTTCTTCGTAGCTTGGCGCTGCACGGTGGATAGACCAACGCTCTTCTTCGCCGATGTCACCTTTCATATCAATAGGGTCACCTAGAACGTTCATGATACGTCCTAAAGTTGCTTTACCTACTGGTACTTCAATTGGGTGCTCTAAGTTTTTAACTTCTAAACCACGGCTTAGGCCATCTGATGTCCCCATTGCGATACAACGGACAACACCACCGCCTAACTGTTGCTGAACTTCCAGCACCAGCTTTTCTTTACCGTTAATAACCTCAAGAGCATCGTACACTTTTGGTACTTCATCTTGAGGGAACTCGACGTCCACAACGGCGCCGATTACCTGGATAATCTTTCCAGTAGCCATCTTGAATCCTCTACGTAATTCGTAAACCTAGCTGTTAAACCGCGGCAGCACCCGAAACAATTTCGGTAAGCTCCTGAGTAATGCTGGCCTGACGAGCTTTGTTGTAAACCAACTGCAACTCTTTGATCAGGTTTCCACCATTATCGGTAGCTGCTTTCATTGCTACCATTCGTGCGGCCTGCTCACTAGCCAGGTTTTCAACGACGCCCTGATAAACCTGCGACTCGATATAACGACGCAGCAGGGTATCCAGCAACGCCTTAGGATCGGGTTCATATAAATAATCCCAAGATTTTTTCTTCAAGGTTTCATCATTACTTTCAGGTAATGGAAGAAGTTGAAGAATAGTTGGCTCCTGAGACATTGTATTGATGAACTTATTGGTCACCACATACAGTTTATCCAAACGCCCTTCATCATAGGCTTGTAGCATAGAGTTAACTGGACCGATCAAATCAGAAAGCGTTGGGTTATCCCCCATTCCTGTAACCTGAGTGACGACATTGCCGCCGACAGATCCAAAGAATGAAACTGCTTTAGAACCGATCAAAGCCAAATCAACTTGAACGCCTTTTTCAGACCATGTTTTCATGTCTGATAGTAGTTTTTTGAACAGGTTAATGTTCAAACCACCACACAAACCACGGTCTGTAGAAACAACCAAATACCCAACACGCTTAACTTCACGCTCTTCAAGGTATGGGTGTTTATATTCCAGATTACCTAACGCAAGGTGACCAATCACACTGCGCATAGTTTCTGCATAAGGACGGCTGGCCGCCATGCGTTCCTGCGTTTTACGCATTTTGGACGCCGCGACCATTTCCATCGCTTTAGTGATCTTCTGCGTGTTTTGCACGCTGGCGATCTTGGAACGTATCTCTTTTGCGCCGGCCATTTCTGCTTCTCCTTATTAACCAGACGGCCCATTAAAATTCACGGGCCGAATAGTATTACCAGGACTGAGTTGCTTTAAATGATTCGAGCAGTTGTTTCAACTTACTTTCGATATCATCGTTATAGTTACCCGCCGGGCCGATTTGATTCATAAGGTCAGCATGCTCGCGCAATGCATAAGAAACTAATGCAGCTTCAAATGCACCAATTTTCGCTAACTCAACATCTTCCAAATATCCACGTTCTGCCGCAAACAGAGACAGTGCCTGCTCTGCAACTGACATTGGTGCATATTGTTTCTGTTTCAGCAATTCAGTTACTTTCTGACCATGGCTCAACTGCTTACGCGTAGCGTCATCAAGGTCTGAAGCAAACTGGGAGAATGCTGCCAGTTCACGATACTGAGCGAGTGCTGTACGGATACCACCAGACAGTTTCTTGATAATTTTTGTCTGAGCAGCACCACCAACACGCGAGACTGAAATACCTGGGTTAACCGCTGGACGAATACCAGAGTTAAACAGGTTAGATTCCAGGAAGATCTGACCATCTGTAATCGAAATTACGTTAGTCGGAACGAATGCAGAAACGTCACCAGCCTGAGTTTCAATGATAGGCAACGCTGTCAATGAACCCGTTTTACCTTTAACTTCGCCTTTTGTGAAGTTTTCAACATACTCAGCGTTAACACGAGCAGCACGCTCCAGCAAACGTGAATGCAGATAGAAAACATCACCAGGGTAAGCTTCACGTCCAGGTGGACGACGTAGCAACAGAGAAATCTGACGATACGCAACGGCTTGTTTAGACAGGTCATCATAAACAATCAGTGCATCTTCACCACGGTCACGGAAGTATTCACCCATCGCACAACCAGAGTATGGTGCTAAATATTGCAGAGCAGCTGATTCAGATGCCGTTGCAACAACAACGATGGTATTTGCCAGTGCACCATGTTCTTCTAGTTTACGAACAACGTTAGAAATTGTTGACGCTTTCTGACCGATAGCGACGTAAACACATTTGATGCCTGAGTCGCGTTGGTTGATGATTGCATCGATTGCCAAAGCAGTTTTACCTGTTTGACGGTCACCGATAACAAGCTCACGCTGACCACGACCGATAGGAATCATCGCATCGACTGATTTATAACCAGTTTGTACAGGCTGATCAACCGATTGACGGTCGATAACACCTGGAGCAATGACTTCTACAGGAGAGAAACCATCGTGCTCAACAGGGCCTTTACCATCAATAGGCTCACCCAGTGTATTCACTACACGTCCTAGCAGGCCACGGCCAACTGGAACTTCAAGAATACGACCAGTACATTTTACTTTCATGCCTTCTGCTAAATCAGCATAAGGACCCATTACAACAGCACCAACGGAGTCGCGCTCCAAGTTCAATGCAATTGCATAACGGTTGCCAGGCAGTGCGATCATTTCACCCTGCATGACTTCGGCTAAACCGTGAATACGAATGATACCGTCACTAACGGATACAATCGTACCTTCGTTGTGAGCTTCACTCACAACATCGAACTGAGCAATACGCTGTTTGATCAGTTCGCTGATTTCGGTGGAATTCAGTTGCATATGCTCCAGTCCCCTTAAGACTGCAAGACGTCAGTTAAACGCTCTAAGCGACCGCGGACACTCCCGTCAATAACGAGGTCTCCAGCACGAATAATCACTCCAGCAATAACAGACTTATCAATTTTGCAATTCAGCTTAACTTTGCGTGACAGACGTTTTTCCATCGCTGCAGAAATTTTGGCTAACTGCTGTTCATTCAGTTCGTTGGCAGAAATTACATCAACTTCAATCGTTGATTCCATGGTATCACGCAATTGGATAAATTGAGTTAATACTTCTGGTAGCGTACTTAGACGCCCGTTTTCAGCCATAATACGAATCAGATTTTGAACATGCTCGTCAATTTCATCTCCACAAACAGAGATAAACGTTTTTGCTAATCTTTCTGGCGCAATAGAACCAGAAAGTAGCTCACCAACCTGTTCATTGCGCGTCACCTCAGAGGTGAAGGCCAGCATATTTTGCCATTTTTCAACAGACTGGTTTTCCACAGCAAAGTCAAAAGCTGCTTTGGCGTAGGGGCGAGCTACAGTAGCGATTTCAGACATGCCCCTCCCTCCTTACAGTTCAGCGACTAGTTTATCAACGATGTCGCTGTTAGCAGCTTCATCCACGGAACGTTCAATGATCTTCTCGGCACCTGCGACAGCAAGCATCGCAACCTGTTTACGTAGCTCTTCACGTGCACGTTTGCGCTCAGCATCAATTTCTGCTTGAGCTTGTGCGACGATTTTTGCACGTTCTGTTTCAGCTTCTGCTTTGGCTTCTTCAATCATCTGGCTGCGTTGTTTATTCGCTTGTTCGATGATGACCTGAGCTTCTGCTTTTGCTTTTTTCAGTCGGTCGGTTGCGTCGGTTTGCGCCAGTTCCAGGTTCTTTTTAGCACGTTCTGCGGAAGATAAACCGTCAGCAATTTCTTTTTGACGTTTTTCTATGGCCGCCATAATCGGTGGCCATACATACTTCATACAGAACCAAACAAACAGGACAAACGCGATAGCCTGGCCGAGGATTGTTGCATTTAGATTCACAGACAATACCTCTTGTTAATTAATAAGTTAACGTTCTAAGTGTTCTGTAACTAAAGTTAGGCAACAGCGAACATTACATACAGGCCCAGACCAACAGCAATCATCGGAATAGCATCGACAAGACCCATTACGATAAAGAACTGAGTACGCAGCAGAGGGATTAAATCTGGCTGACGAGCAGCACCTTCTAAAAATTTACCACCTAGGATGCCGATACCGATCGCAGCACCGATCGCCGCTAAACCCATCATAATAGCAGCAGCCATGTACAGCAGATCCATATTCAGGTTTTCCATGACAGTCTCCAGTTTGTTTCAGTTAAGACAATATTGATAGTTAAATTAATGCTCTTCAGATGCCATCGACAGATAGACAACAGTCAGAACCATAAAAATAAAGGCTTGTAGCGTAATAATCAGTATGTGGAAGATAGCCCAAGGCAGGCTTAGCAACCACTGTGACCACCACGGAAGCAGAGCCGCGATAAGAATAAAGATCAATTCACCTGCATACATGTTACCAAACAGTCGCAGACCGAGTGATACAGGTTTTGACAGCAGGCTTACCCCTTCAAGAATTAAGTTAATAGGAATAAAGACTGGATGATTGAAAGGTTGAAGAGTCAACTCTTTCGTAAATCCACCGATTCCTTTCATCTTAATGCTGTAGAAGAGGATCAGGATAAACACGCCAATCGCCATAGATAGAGTGACACTAACATCTGCGGTTGGTACTGCACGTAATGCAGGTAACCCGAGATAATGCTCAGCAATATACGGTAGGAAATCGATTGGGAGTAAATCCATCAGGTTCATTAAAAATACCCAGACGAACACAGTTAATGCCAAAGGAGCAATAACCTTGCTCTTACCGTGATACATATCACGGACTGAGTTATCAACGAAACCAATGATCAGTTCTATTGCAGTCTGTAACTTACCGGGTACGCCACTAGTCGCATTAACTGCAACTCTTCTAAATAGCCACAGGAACAAAGCCCCGAGAACTACTGAGAAAAAAAGCGAGTCAATGTTCAACGTCCAAAATGTTGGACTAGCGTGGGGATCGACCAACTTAAAGGTACTCAGGTCCAACTGAAGGTTTTTCAGGTGGTGGCCTATGTAATCCTCTGTAGTCATCACTTCTCCTGATGCAGACATGATGCCTCTTACCCTTTTGTAGTTTAAAAATACTTACCGCCTTAAAACGGCTGGTGCAACAATCTGAACAATTAGCACCGCTAAATAGGTCAAACCCAGTGGTGTCAATGACGCTTTAAACACACCGAAAGCAATGACTAACACAGTAATGGTTGTTACAACCTTTAGCCCTGCTCCTAATGCAAAGAACCAGGCAATGCGGACAGGTTCATCCTCTTCTTTTGCTTTCTGAAAATGGGCTAGCAGCATAAATACGATATTAGGTAACCAGCATGCTAAACCACCCGCAAGAGCAGAGGCCCCCCATTCTATACTATTTGCACAGAAAGCCCCACTGAGGATCACAAAAGTTATTAGCTGAAATGACAACTGCTTTACTGCATGCTTGTTGTCGTAAAGGGATACAGACATAACTTTTTGTACTCCCAGCTGTTCTCAGCCTCAGAAACGCTAAGTGTTGTATAAAACTGTCTTTGCTTAAATGTGTCAAGAGACAAAAACGAGCAAATTATACGGGCAGGCGAAATGAATTCAATCAGTAAGTAGCGAAAAGGTGAATAAATATTTAATTTTTTCGAGATAGCGCAGAAATGTGGCAATAATAATTAATAAATAGTTAATGACTCGACAATCAAAAACATTTTTCTGTGATACAAATCACATTTCATGTTAGTTACATTATTAACGGGGTCAAGGTTTCTAATTAAGAAAAAAAAGATTTAAGCTTTAAATCAAATAATTAAAAACGTTATTTTTCAATCGAAAAAAAGATGTAATAAATCAAATATTTCATTATTAATGATCTTAAACATCCAAGTGATTTATCTAAAATCTCTGTTTAGCGATATTTTTTAATGTCTAATGTGTATTTTTGATAGTTATTCGTTATTACCGTGTAAAAGTAACGTAAAATCCGAATTGGTAAAATCCCCCTAAAAATAAAAATAGCAGTAACATTGTAAATGTGACTGCTAAAGCTCTAAAAGATAAAATTTAATTGATAAAAAGCAACTTTATTTTAAAGATAAAATCACTAAATGACGTTGCTCATCAAGATCAGGGACTTTCAACTCAGTGATAGAGTCAATGGAAAATGGGTTAGGTAGGTCAGAAAGTTCATCCTCACGCACGACACCTTTCAATGCATAAAACTTCCCAGACGACTTAGGAAGATGGTGACACCAGTTCAACATATCGCTTAAAGAAGCAAATGCGCGGCTAATCACACCATCAAAACCGATTTCGGGTTGATACTCTTCGACACGAAATTGCACTGGCTCAATATTACTTAGCCCTAACTCATGTTGAACCTGTTTCAGGAAGCGAACTCGCTTCCCTAGGCTGTCAAGTAACACAAAATGTGAGTCAGGACGAACAATCGCAAGAGGAACTCCCGGTAAACCGGGTCCAGTTCCAACATCAATAAATGATGTCCCCTTTAGCTGACCGTTCACCACTATGCTATCCATAATGTGGCGAATAAGCATTTGTTGAGGATCACGAACAGAAGTCAGGTTATATGCCTTATTCCATTTATTAAGTAATTCCACATACCCAACTAACTGTTGTTTTTGTTTCTCCGTTAATTCGATATTCGCAAGTGTCGATAAACGCGTTAGGTGCGCTAATAAACTCATTTTTAAGCACTCCTACGTAGCATGCCTTGCTTTTTCAACCAAACAAGCAAAATGGAAATAGCCGCTGGGGTAATTCCTGAGATACGTGAAGCTTGGCCAATTGAAGTTGGTTTATGATCATTCAATTTTGCCATCACTTCATTTGACAGCCCTTTCACTTGCTTATAATCAAGGTCGACAGGGAGTAATGTATTTTCATTACGTAATTGTCGTTCTATCTCTTCTTGCTGACGAGCGATATAACCTTCATATTTAACTTGTATTTCAACTTGATCAGCAGCTTGAGGATCTGTGATCCCCGGCGCAAAACGGCTCAGTGACGTCAATAATTGGTAATCCATTTCTGGACGACGCAGTAAATCTTCACCATTGGCTTCTTTAGAAAGTGGTACTGACAATATTTGGTCTATTTCATCATGGCCTTCTGCTTTAGGATGAACCCAAATGTCTCTCAAGCGCTGACGCTCTTTTTCAATCAATTCCACTTTGTTATTAAAGTGAGCCCAACGTACATCATCAACGAGGCCTAATTCACGACCTTTTTCGGTTAAGCGAAGATCCGCGTTATCTTCACGTAGCATTAATCGATATTCTGCACGGGAAGTAAACATACGGTATGGTTCTTTGGTACCTAACGTACAAAGATCATCAACCAACACGCCCATATAAGCCTGATCGCGACGAGGGAACCAGCCTTCTCGATCAAAGGCATATTGAGCAGCATTCAGTCCAGCGAGTAAGCCTTGTGCTCCCGCTTCTTCATACCCAGTTGTACCATTGATCTGGCCAGCGAAAAATAAGCCATTAATAAACTTGCTTTCAAGAGTTTGTTTGAGATCTCGAGGGTCAAAGAAATCATATTCGATAGCATAACCTGGACGTATGATCCTCGCGTTTTCCATTCCTTTCATTGAGTGAACTATTTGCATTTGCACATCAAATGGAAGGCTGGTGGAGATACCATTTGGGTATATCTCATTACTTGTTAATCCTTCAGGCTCTAAAAAGATTTGGTGTGCATTGCGATCAGCAAAGCGCATCACTTTATCTTCGATAGAAGGACAATAACGAGGACCGATCCCTTCAATGATCCCTGCATACATAGGACTACGATCAAGGTTATTTCTGATCACATCATGCGTTTTTTCATTGGTATGAGTGATATAACAGGGTACCTGCTGTGGATGTTGATCTTGTGATCCTAAAAAGGAGAAAACAGGCATGGGATCATCACCAAGTTGCTGAGCTAATTGGCTAAAGTCAATTGTTCTAGCATCTATTCTCGGTGGGGTACCTGTTTTTAAGCGATTGACCCGTAAAGGCAGTTCTCTTAAACGCTGTGAAAGAGAAATAGAAGGTGGATCACCTGCTCGGCCACCGCTGTAGTTTTCTAAACCAATATGGATTTTTCCATCAAGGAAAGTTCCAACGGTTAGCACAACGGCTTTAGCTTTAAATTTTAGCCCCATACGGGTAATAGCACCCGTTACCGTATTGTTTTCAACAATTAAATCTTCAACAGGTTGTTGGAAGATCATTAAGTTAGGCTGGTTTTCTAAAGCGGTTCTGACGGCTTGACGATAAAGTACTCGGTCTGCTTGTGCACGTGTTGCACGAACAGCAGGCCCTTTACTGGCATTCAACGTTCTAAATTGAATACCCGCTTTGTCAGTTGCAGTGGCCATTAAGCCACCAAGGGCATCGATCTCTTTAACCAGATGTCCCTTACCGATCCCACCGATGGCTGGGTTGCAGGACATCTGGCCCAAAGTATCAATATTGTGAGTCAGTAATAGGGTTTGACGCCCCATACGTGCAGCTGCCATTGCTGCTTCAGTACCGGCATGACCACCACCAATTACGATGACGTCAAATTGCTCTGGATAAAACATGTGTGAACCTTAACGTTAGAAAAATGCTGACTGTTGCATTCGAGGAGAGAATTCTACTCAAGTTTTAAGGATAGACCAAGCTATGTTGATCCGAGCCTTATAATATAAAGATCTTTTTATTTAAAGATCTCTTTATTAGATCTTTTATTAGGATCATCAGTATCTGTGGATAACTGAATATTCACTATAAAGATCATAAAACTGTAAAGGATCATATACTGTGAATGATCCGTGATCCTTTTGCGTATAAGCTGGGATCTAAAAGGGTAGTTATACACAGCCCATGGCGACATTAAAACTTATACTCTGGATAACTACCGGTTAATACCGAGATCTTACCAGAGTTATCCACATCTGATCGTTGTTATTTTGAACAAATCAGAGTTCGATCGCCCAAGTTTTAACCCATTCACCTGCTGGATCTTCAGGAATTTCATGTTGCTGAACATCAATTTCGAGTGGTTCGCCGATCCTTTTAGCACCATGATCGATTAATAAGGTGTTTAATTTATGAATTGCGCCACAAAAAGTGTCATATTCAGAACTGCCAATTCCTACACTGCCAAATTGAACCTGACTGAGATCAGGCGATTGACTTTCTATTTGTTCAGCGAGAGGTTGAATATTTTCAGGAAGATCACCCGCACCGTGCGTTGAACTCACCACCAGCCATAAACCTTCACGTGGTAGTGAATCTAGGTCTGGTCCATGTTGCACTTCGGTTTCATGGCCAAGTTCTTCTAAGATCTCTGCCATATGTTCTGCAACATACTCAGCACTCCCCATTGTGCTGCCGCTTATTAGGGTTACTTTTGTCATGGTGATTCCCGATCGCTACATTAGGGCGCTATTGTACGCTGTGAATGAGCTGGGATCTACCTGTGGATAATGTGGTTATAGAAATTTTTTTTTATGGGCTAATTGTTCTCATGATCGGGTTCTGTAGCGAGATCAGTGTTTCTGTGGACTGAATTTCATCTATCGTTTGAATTTTGTTGATAAGTACGTCTTGGAGGGCATCAATCGATCGGCACATCACTTTAATAAAAATGCTGTACTGCCCAGTCGTATAGTAGACCTCAACCACTTCTTCTAGGGCGTCTAATTTTTTGAGGGCGGTGTGATAATCTTTAGCACTTTTCAAAATAATGCCAATAAAGCAGCACACATCAAAACCGAGTTGTTTCGGGCTGATATCAATACGTGTTCCTGTAATGATTCCTGCCTGTTTCATTTTTTCTACACGCACATGAATTGTGCCTGGGCTGACAGAGAACTTTTTAGCCAGTTCTGCGTAAGCGGTACGTGCATTTCTCATTAATTCGTGAAGTATGTCACGGTCGAGATTATCGATCTGATAATTTTCAGGCATTATTGCCTCCTTAATTTAACGAATTCTTATTTTTATACCCATTTTTTTAGATAAAATAAATGTGAAAGTGTTTTTTTAATGAAGTATATTGAATTCCACCCCTGTTTTGTTGCTTAATCTACACATCGGCTAACGCAGCTAACAAATTATGGGTGAATACAATGGACAAATCATTTATCGAACAACAGCAACAAATCAGCTTTGTAAAATCTTATTTTTCACGTTTACTTGAAAAAGAACTTGGCTTGATTGAAGTTCAAGGTCCTATCTTAAGTCGTTTAGGTGATGGTACTCAGGACAACTTGTCTGGCCATGAAAAAGCGGTTCAAGTAAAAGTAAAATCAATTCCGGATGCAACCTTTGAAGTGGTTCACTCCTTGGCAAAATGGAAGCGTAAGACATTAGGTCGATTCGATTTTAAGCCAGGCCAAGGTCTCTACACTCATATGAAAGCGTTACGTCCAGATGAAGATCGCTTAACCCCAATTCACTCAGTCTATGTTGATCAGTGGGATTGGGAAAAAGTGATGGGTGATGAGGAACGTACTCTTCCTTATCTGAAGCAGACAGTGGGTAAAATCTATCAGGCAATAAAACAAACAGAAGCCGCCATTAGTAGCGAATTTGGACTGGCACCGTTCCTGCCAGAACAAATTCACTTTATCCACAGTGAAGAACTGCTACAACGTTATCCTGATTTAGATGCAAAAGGTCGTGAACGTGCAATTGCAAAAGAATTAGGTGCCGTTTTCCTTATCGGTATCGGTGGCAAACTTTCTAACGGTGAAGCGCATGATGTTCGTGCTCCAGACTATGATGATTGGACAACCGAAAACGAAGAGGGTTATAAAGGCTTAAACGGTGACATCATTGTGTGGAACCCAGTGTTGCAAGACGCATTTGAAATCTCGTCAATGGGGATCCGTGTTAGCCCTGAGTGCCTGACTCGTCAGCTAAGCTTAACAGGCGATGAAAAGCGCATGGAGCTAGAATGGCACCAAGCATTAGTCGAAGGCAAAATGCCACAGACTATCGGCGGCGGTATTGGTCAGTCACGTTTAGTGATGTTACTGCTCCAACGTCAGCACATTGGCCAAGTTCAATGTGGTGTTTGGTCTCCAGAAACTCGTGAATCTGTTGCGGGTATGCTGTAGTTAGCGACTAAAGCGGCGCAATAACCTGCTTTTTAATCCGGTATCAAAGCGCCAGATATGATCAAATATCTTCATGATACCGGGTTTCCCATAATTTGAAACAGATACCGCATGGAAGCGGTATTTCCCTGCCTTTTGTAGTGTTCTTATTTTTTGTATTAATTCGTCAGGTAAACGTTGCGCGACAAAGTCTGAAATAATCACAGTGTCAGCATCCACCCACGATGGTGATTCAAGTTGTTTGACGGTTTCTTG of the Providencia stuartii genome contains:
- the asnC gene encoding transcriptional regulator AsnC, which codes for MPENYQIDNLDRDILHELMRNARTAYAELAKKFSVSPGTIHVRVEKMKQAGIITGTRIDISPKQLGFDVCCFIGIILKSAKDYHTALKKLDALEEVVEVYYTTGQYSIFIKVMCRSIDALQDVLINKIQTIDEIQSTETLISLQNPIMRTISP
- the asnA gene encoding aspartate--ammonia ligase, coding for MDKSFIEQQQQISFVKSYFSRLLEKELGLIEVQGPILSRLGDGTQDNLSGHEKAVQVKVKSIPDATFEVVHSLAKWKRKTLGRFDFKPGQGLYTHMKALRPDEDRLTPIHSVYVDQWDWEKVMGDEERTLPYLKQTVGKIYQAIKQTEAAISSEFGLAPFLPEQIHFIHSEELLQRYPDLDAKGRERAIAKELGAVFLIGIGGKLSNGEAHDVRAPDYDDWTTENEEGYKGLNGDIIVWNPVLQDAFEISSMGIRVSPECLTRQLSLTGDEKRMELEWHQALVEGKMPQTIGGGIGQSRLVMLLLQRQHIGQVQCGVWSPETRESVAGML